One region of Pristiophorus japonicus isolate sPriJap1 unplaced genomic scaffold, sPriJap1.hap1 HAP1_SCAFFOLD_99, whole genome shotgun sequence genomic DNA includes:
- the LOC139258482 gene encoding uncharacterized protein, whose translation MAGCHSPRRGVSAPRQGVSAPRRGVSAPRQGVSAPRRGVSAPRRGVSAPRQGVSAPRQGVSAPRQGVSAPRRGVSATRRGVSAPRQGVSAPRQGVSAPRRGVSAPRQGVSAPRQGVSAPRQGVSAPRQGVSAPRQGVSAPRRGVSAPRQGVSAPRRGVSAPRQGKFHAVVSSSHFLRFPKHRPASFLLRTCTLEHPDPKEKQDPDMKM comes from the exons ATGGCGGGGTGTCACAGCCCACGGCGGGGTGTCAGTGCCCCACGGCAGGGTGTCAGTGCCCCACGTAGAGGAGTCAGTGCCCCACGGCAGGGTGTCAGTGCCCCACGGCGGGGTGTCAGTGCCCCACGGCGAGGAGTCAGTGCCCCACGGCAGGGTGTCAGTGCCCCACGGCAGGGTGTCAGTGCCCCACGGCAGGGTGTCAGTGCCCCACGGCGGGGTGTCAGTGCCACACGGCGAGGTGTCAGTGCCCCACGGCAGGGTGTCAGTGCCCCACGGCAGGGTGTCAGTGCCCCACGGCGAGGAGTCAGTGCCCCACGGCAGGGTGTCAGTGCCCCACGGCAGGGTGTCAGTGCCCCACGGCAGGGTGTCAGTGCCCCACGGCAGGGTGTCAGTGCCCCACGGCAGGGTGTCAGTGCCCCACGGCGAGGAGTCAGTGCCCCACGGCAAGGTGTCAGTGCCCCACGGCGAGGAGTCAGTGCCCCACGGCAGGGT AAATTCCATGCAGTGGTTTCCTCTTCACATTTCCTGCGTTTTCCAAAACATCGGCCAGCCTCATTCCTCCTCCGAACATGTACCCTCGAACACCCTGATCCTAAAGAGAAACAAGACCCGGATATGAAGATGTGA